The Verrucomicrobiales bacterium genome window below encodes:
- the ilvD gene encoding dihydroxy-acid dehydratase → MKKISKQRSSRGGRGALDSTRTFSSIVVDGPERAASRAMLYAVGFKKEDFRKPQIGVASTWGMVTPCNMHIDHLAVQVGIGVNEAGGKAVTFNTITISDGISMGTEGMKYSLVSREVIADSIETVVGCEGMDGLVAIGGCDKNMPGCLIAIARLNRPAVFVYGGTIMPGIYEGNPVDVVSVFEAVGKHAAGKMDDRQLDELESKAIPGAGSCGGMYTANTMASAIEALGMSLPNSSAQAAISKDKELDCERAGAAVLNLVKLGIRPLDILTKKAFENAITVVTALGGSTNAVLHLLAMAHAAGVKLTIDDFTRVGKRVPVLGDLKPSGKYVMAELVRIGGLTPLMKMLLDKGLLHGDCMTVTGKTIAQNLRGVKPYPKGQDVIRSFDNPIKPEGHLVVLYGNLATTGAVAKISGKEGLKFSGKALVFESEEKALAAILDGTVKKGHVIVIRYEGPKGGPGMREMLSPTSAIMGKGLGKEVALITDGRFSGGSHGFVVGHVTPEAYEGGVIALVKDGDPITIDAKNRQVNLEVPQAEIKRRAAQWRRPAPRYTSGVLAKYAKSVSSAHLGAVTDL, encoded by the coding sequence ATGAAAAAGATTTCTAAACAGCGTTCTTCCCGGGGGGGCCGGGGAGCCCTTGACTCCACTCGTACGTTCTCGTCCATCGTGGTGGACGGGCCGGAGCGCGCCGCCAGCCGGGCGATGCTGTATGCTGTCGGGTTTAAGAAGGAAGACTTTCGCAAGCCGCAGATCGGAGTGGCCTCGACGTGGGGAATGGTGACGCCGTGCAATATGCACATTGATCATCTCGCGGTCCAAGTGGGGATCGGCGTGAACGAGGCGGGCGGGAAAGCCGTGACCTTTAACACCATCACGATCTCGGATGGTATCTCCATGGGAACCGAGGGCATGAAATACTCGCTGGTCTCTCGCGAGGTCATTGCCGACTCGATCGAGACGGTGGTCGGCTGCGAGGGGATGGACGGCTTGGTCGCGATTGGCGGCTGCGACAAAAACATGCCGGGCTGCCTGATAGCGATCGCTCGTTTGAACCGTCCAGCGGTTTTCGTCTACGGGGGAACGATCATGCCGGGCATCTATGAAGGCAACCCGGTAGACGTGGTCAGCGTCTTCGAGGCGGTGGGCAAGCATGCGGCCGGCAAGATGGACGACCGGCAGCTTGACGAGCTGGAGAGCAAGGCGATCCCTGGAGCGGGGTCATGCGGCGGTATGTATACCGCCAACACGATGGCCTCGGCCATCGAGGCTTTGGGTATGAGCTTGCCGAACAGTTCCGCTCAGGCGGCCATCTCCAAGGACAAGGAGCTGGACTGCGAGCGCGCGGGCGCGGCGGTGTTGAATTTGGTCAAGCTGGGCATTCGGCCTTTGGATATCCTCACCAAGAAAGCCTTCGAGAATGCCATCACCGTCGTGACCGCTTTGGGCGGTTCGACCAATGCCGTGCTGCATCTCCTGGCGATGGCCCATGCTGCGGGCGTCAAGCTGACCATCGATGACTTCACGCGGGTTGGAAAGCGTGTTCCGGTCTTGGGTGACCTTAAGCCCAGCGGCAAGTACGTCATGGCCGAGCTGGTTCGCATTGGCGGTTTGACACCGTTGATGAAGATGCTCCTCGACAAGGGATTGCTCCACGGCGACTGCATGACCGTCACGGGCAAGACGATCGCCCAAAACCTGCGCGGGGTGAAGCCGTATCCGAAGGGCCAGGACGTGATTCGATCCTTCGATAACCCGATCAAGCCGGAGGGTCATTTGGTGGTGCTTTACGGAAACCTTGCAACCACCGGGGCGGTGGCCAAAATTTCCGGCAAGGAGGGCCTCAAGTTCAGCGGAAAAGCTCTGGTGTTCGAGAGTGAGGAAAAGGCTTTGGCGGCGATCTTGGATGGCACGGTCAAGAAGGGCCATGTGATCGTGATTCGCTACGAAGGACCTAAGGGTGGGCCTGGAATGCGGGAAATGCTCTCTCCCACCTCCGCCATCATGGGCAAGGGCCTTGGGAAAGAGGTGGCGCTGATCACCGATGGGCGGTTTTCCGGAGGCAGCCACGGATTCGTCGTCGGGCATGTCACCCCGGAAGCCTATGAAGGTGGCGTGATCGCCTTGGTTAAGGATGGGGACCCGATTACCATTGATGCCAAGAATCGCCAAGTGAATCTCGAAGTGCCTCAGGCGGAGATCAAGCGTCGTGCCGCCCAGTGGCGGCGTCCGGCCCCGCGTTACACTTCCGGTGTGCTGGCGAAGTACGCCAAGTCGGTCAGCTCTGCTCACTTGGGCGCCGTGACCGATCTATAA